The sequence GGTGAATGAGCCCGGATAGTAGTGCTGCTTGAGCACGCCCAGAACGGGGTTGCTGATGCCGGGGAGGGAGCCGAGCTGGCCGATATCGGTGATCAGGCCACCCCGGTCGGTGCGGTGGTTCACGATGGTCTCGGCCAGTTCCCGGTACACCCGCTGGGTTTCCTCGATGGTCGCGCCCGCCGTGAGCCGACCCATGTTCTCCAGCACCCGGCTTTCGCTCAAGGTGGCGGCCAGCTGATCGATTCCCACCCGATTCAGGTCCTGCTTGCCCTGAACCTTTGCCTTGTCCAAAATCCCGTGCAGCGCGTCGTAAATGTTCTGGCCCAGATTCTGGAAGGATGCGGAGTCCTCGCTCTCGATCTTCTTCATCCGGATCTGGACGAGGTTCTTCTCCTCGGCGTCGAACCGGGTGACGTCCGCGGCCCCGAGGCTCTGCTTGAGCGCGTCGCGCAGACGGTCCACGTCGGGTTTCTGGGCAGTCTTGACCTTGATCAGGGTGCCGCCGGTGAAATCGATGCTGTAGGTGAATCCGCCGTGCTGGAGCACCGAAAACCATCCCACAACCAGCAGAACGAGCGAAGCGGACAGGAAGAGCCACACTTTGCCCATCCAGTCCACATTGATATTCTTGAACAGTTCCATGACGACTCCTCAGGCGATGAAGTTAGACACGGGGTGTTGGATTTAGTTCCGTCAAATAGAAAGTTTCTTGATCTGCACCTGCTGGAGCAGGGTGTTGAAGATGGTCCGGGAGACAAAGATCGCCGCGAACAGGTTGGCCAGCAGACCGAAGGTCAGGGTGACCGCGAAGCCGCGGATAGGGCCGGTGCCGAACTGATAGAGGAAGGCGGCGGAGATCAGGGTGGTCACGTTGGCGTCGAAGAT is a genomic window of Acidobacteriota bacterium containing:
- the secF gene encoding protein translocase subunit SecF; the encoded protein is MELFKNINVDWMGKVWLFLSASLVLLVVGWFSVLQHGGFTYSIDFTGGTLIKVKTAQKPDVDRLRDALKQSLGAADVTRFDAEEKNLVQIRMKKIESEDSASFQNLGQNIYDALHGILDKAKVQGKQDLNRVGIDQLAATLSESRVLENMGRLTAGATIEETQRVYRELAETIVNHRTDRGGLITDIGQLGSLPGISNPVLGVLKQHYYPGSFTVLSVDSVGPKIGKELQDKATKAVFFSLLGMLVYIALRFKFAFGVGAVIALFHDVLITMGLMSLLGKEISLIVVAGFLTLVGYSINDTIVVFDRIRENIKLNRADTFRTIINKSINQTLSRTVITSGLTFISVFCLWLLGGETLDGFSFVLVIGIIIGTYSSIAVASPLTYLWMRYLGTAKEKKVYKFA